From Segatella copri, the proteins below share one genomic window:
- a CDS encoding lipocalin family protein — translation MLSSTACSSDDETEKSEAFDYETTFLAHEWQISALYQRVGSIFIDVKEAPLFCSFTSDAISFSETTEVNHFDEGGKITQTTTEIIPCGHYTYLIKENKIQIDNQIFTITDNNGTLVLQNEDWKLVLVEK, via the coding sequence ATGCTTTCTTCCACCGCCTGTTCTAGCGACGATGAAACAGAAAAATCAGAGGCTTTTGATTACGAAACCACATTTTTAGCCCACGAATGGCAGATTTCAGCCCTTTATCAGCGCGTTGGAAGTATCTTTATCGACGTAAAAGAGGCTCCTTTGTTCTGCAGTTTCACCTCAGATGCGATTTCTTTCTCCGAAACGACGGAAGTGAACCACTTCGACGAAGGCGGTAAAATAACCCAAACTACCACCGAAATCATCCCTTGCGGTCACTACACCTATTTAATAAAGGAGAACAAAATACAGATAGATAATCAGATATTCACCATTACGGACAACAACGGGACCCTCGTTCTGCAGAATGAGGACTGGAAGCTTGTGCTCGTAGAAAAATAA